The following coding sequences are from one Microbacterium sp. SORGH_AS_0969 window:
- a CDS encoding SagB/ThcOx family dehydrogenase — translation MTAEHATALDRPNTVPALIDDLTVLLDRAAADGLCHPSWAAAALDLVREGVPLISDDDVLVAHLIHRSLRAEASKDGPPVSRLATMRAPDLAVGRPGERRVSLPGDLPDMLQPFAELVAERRSTPMYGSDPLPLTDLAGILSQSFGSRGFELGYQRRDIPKRVGASAGGLQSYDCQVIVNDVEGLEPGRYSYDPLGHELVIEELGDFRLPLRDAAIESDFLLFAQAVIALTGDFPRVAWKYGTRGYRYMGLDAGIVTAHVYLAATALGVSVNALAAFADDPLNRLLRLDGKDRFAHLLIPIGTAPGRRPR, via the coding sequence ATGACCGCCGAACACGCGACCGCGCTCGATCGGCCGAACACCGTGCCCGCGCTGATCGACGACCTCACCGTCCTTCTCGACCGCGCGGCGGCCGATGGGCTGTGTCACCCCTCGTGGGCGGCGGCCGCTCTGGACCTCGTGCGCGAAGGCGTGCCGTTGATCAGCGACGACGACGTTCTTGTCGCCCACCTTATCCATCGGTCGCTGCGTGCCGAAGCGAGCAAGGACGGGCCACCGGTCTCGCGCCTCGCGACCATGCGCGCTCCGGATCTCGCCGTCGGTCGGCCCGGCGAACGCCGCGTGAGCCTCCCGGGGGATCTGCCCGACATGCTGCAGCCTTTCGCCGAGCTCGTCGCCGAGCGCCGATCGACGCCGATGTACGGCAGTGACCCTCTGCCACTAACGGATCTCGCCGGCATCCTGAGCCAGTCGTTCGGTTCGAGAGGCTTCGAACTCGGATACCAACGCCGCGACATCCCCAAGCGCGTCGGGGCATCGGCGGGCGGCCTGCAGTCTTACGACTGCCAGGTGATCGTGAACGACGTCGAGGGTCTCGAACCCGGCAGGTACTCCTACGATCCGCTCGGGCACGAATTGGTGATCGAAGAACTCGGCGACTTCCGTCTTCCGCTCCGCGACGCGGCGATCGAGTCGGACTTCCTGCTCTTCGCACAGGCGGTGATCGCCCTGACCGGAGACTTCCCCCGCGTGGCGTGGAAGTACGGCACTCGCGGGTATCGCTACATGGGGCTGGATGCCGGGATCGTCACGGCTCACGTCTACCTCGCCGCCACGGCACTCGGCGTGAGCGTCAACGCCCTCGCCGCGTTCGCCGACGATCCGCTCAACCGATTGCTGCGGTTGGACGGCAAGGACCGGTTCGCGCACTTACTCATTCCCATCGGCACCGCTCCCGGGCGCCGTCCCCGATGA
- a CDS encoding TOMM precursor leader peptide-binding protein yields the protein MSDATTYRLRTGLYVLPHGDDEVFVREGSRAAFSKIVRDPARRRLLARIVQAATAPVTAAALAEGWGVDGADIEEIAEQLTEAGVLTPCGGPAGTTIVALHGRGLLADALTDLARGDSRLDVRSLDELDDVHELIADEGVEAGDIVLAIVSDVLDPVRFLRANTVSLEFGIPAVYVHTDGPEAVIGPMVVPGETACYLCHDLQDEGARHLRDEYLVYKDSLSRGVSGPGGDAAVIALAAAWVRLALARRDPSSTGFLDQRVLRVETSRMEVMSHRVLTIPRCPACATTRPELQHTFL from the coding sequence GTGTCCGACGCAACGACCTACCGCCTGCGGACGGGCTTGTACGTCCTTCCCCACGGTGACGATGAGGTCTTCGTCCGGGAGGGCAGTCGTGCCGCGTTCTCGAAGATCGTGCGTGATCCCGCTCGTCGGCGTCTGCTCGCGCGCATCGTGCAAGCGGCGACCGCCCCCGTCACAGCGGCCGCACTCGCCGAGGGCTGGGGAGTGGACGGGGCCGACATCGAGGAGATCGCGGAACAGCTCACCGAGGCCGGGGTGCTGACCCCGTGCGGGGGGCCCGCGGGCACGACGATCGTGGCCCTTCACGGACGAGGACTCCTCGCCGATGCTCTGACGGACCTCGCGCGAGGCGATTCGCGTCTCGACGTCCGCTCGCTCGACGAACTCGACGACGTGCACGAACTGATCGCCGACGAGGGAGTGGAAGCGGGGGATATCGTCCTCGCGATCGTTTCGGATGTGCTCGACCCGGTGCGCTTCCTCAGGGCCAATACGGTCTCGCTCGAGTTCGGCATCCCTGCGGTCTACGTCCACACCGACGGCCCGGAGGCGGTGATCGGTCCCATGGTCGTACCCGGCGAGACCGCGTGCTATCTGTGCCACGACCTTCAGGACGAGGGGGCCCGGCATCTTCGCGACGAGTACCTGGTCTACAAGGACAGTTTGAGCCGCGGCGTTTCCGGCCCGGGTGGCGACGCCGCCGTCATCGCGCTCGCGGCCGCGTGGGTGCGGCTTGCTCTTGCGCGACGCGATCCGTCCTCGACCGGCTTCCTCGATCAACGCGTCCTTCGTGTCGAGACGAGCCGGATGGAGGTCATGAGTCACCGCGTCCTCACCATTCCACGATGCCCCGCGTGCGCCACGACTCGGCCCGAGCTGCAGCACACCTTCCTCTGA
- a CDS encoding ABC transporter ATP-binding protein, with product MTSDIPLLSVRGLGKAYGPVRAVVDASLEVRAGEIVCLVGPNGSGKTTLIECVEGLRAPDAGRIELLGDAGGSRRERARMLGVQLQEEGFPGRIRVAEAVILYAAIYCVVGADGDLIARLGLEEFSRRPFETLSGGQKRRTALALAFIHDPRLVILDEPSAGLDPEGQGEIIRLLVDRASTGVGMLVTTHDMHVAAEIAHRVVVMSRGRTIADGTPAELLAALPHEWCLTGIDAASSSQTASAVRDGRSTRTYGPVDDLRAAYEALTPAQRARATLRRTDLSDIAFLGGVAHDEGTPA from the coding sequence ATGACGAGCGACATTCCGTTGTTGTCCGTGCGCGGTCTGGGTAAGGCGTACGGGCCGGTGCGTGCCGTCGTCGACGCTTCGCTCGAGGTTCGCGCCGGAGAGATCGTGTGCCTCGTCGGCCCGAACGGGTCGGGCAAGACCACGCTGATCGAGTGCGTCGAGGGGCTGCGCGCGCCCGATGCCGGTCGGATCGAGCTGCTCGGCGACGCCGGAGGGTCGCGCCGCGAACGCGCCAGGATGCTCGGGGTGCAGTTGCAGGAGGAGGGGTTCCCGGGGCGCATCCGCGTCGCCGAAGCCGTGATTCTGTACGCAGCGATCTACTGCGTCGTCGGCGCTGACGGTGACCTGATCGCGCGGCTGGGACTCGAGGAGTTCTCGCGCCGGCCGTTCGAGACGTTGAGCGGCGGGCAGAAGCGTCGGACGGCCCTCGCTCTCGCGTTCATCCACGACCCGCGCCTCGTGATCCTCGACGAGCCGTCCGCCGGGCTCGACCCCGAGGGCCAGGGTGAGATCATCCGCCTGCTCGTCGACCGGGCGTCGACGGGAGTCGGGATGCTGGTGACCACCCACGACATGCACGTCGCCGCCGAGATCGCGCACCGCGTCGTCGTGATGTCGCGCGGGCGCACCATCGCCGACGGCACCCCGGCGGAGCTGCTCGCGGCACTCCCGCACGAATGGTGCCTCACGGGTATCGACGCGGCGTCGTCCTCACAGACGGCGTCGGCGGTGCGCGACGGCCGCAGCACGCGCACCTACGGGCCGGTCGACGATCTGCGCGCGGCATACGAGGCGTTGACGCCCGCCCAGCGGGCACGCGCCACCCTGCGACGCACCGATCTCAGCGACATCGCATTCCTCGGCGGTGTCGCGCACGACGAAGGAACACCCGCATGA
- a CDS encoding sulfate/molybdate ABC transporter ATP-binding protein codes for MSGRKPGDQAVPATPDAAALHAHVVVRRRDFAVDIALDVAPGDTVAVMGRSGAGKSTLLGALAGLVPLDGGEIVLDGRVLDRAPRVRTAPMHRGIVLLGQDARLFPHLTARENVAFGPRAAGVPASVARSSADEWLTRVGLPGAGDRRPAQLSGGEQQRVAVARALAAEPRVVLLDEPLVALDAVTAAEVRATLRECLAGVTSVAVTHDAVDAAALADRLVIVERGRVTQEGAVREVLSAPATEVAAKIAGLERLVGVARAGGWEGAGMRLESTDAASRALVGSDGVALAAVFRASDLRLGEGFPAIVSHLEPTPSGVRVVTDRGAAEVAPGEAAGLGAGDAVRVSVAPDRVRFVAAS; via the coding sequence ATGAGCGGGCGGAAACCTGGCGATCAGGCGGTCCCCGCGACTCCGGATGCCGCCGCCCTCCACGCGCACGTCGTGGTCCGCCGTCGCGACTTCGCCGTCGACATCGCCCTCGACGTCGCCCCCGGCGACACCGTCGCGGTCATGGGCCGCAGCGGAGCCGGAAAGTCGACGCTCCTCGGCGCGCTCGCCGGACTCGTTCCGCTCGACGGGGGAGAGATCGTGCTCGACGGACGTGTCCTCGACCGCGCTCCGCGCGTGCGCACCGCTCCGATGCACCGCGGGATCGTGCTGCTCGGGCAAGACGCGCGCCTCTTCCCGCACCTGACGGCGCGCGAGAACGTCGCTTTCGGCCCGCGAGCGGCCGGGGTCCCGGCATCCGTCGCCCGTTCCTCCGCCGACGAGTGGTTGACCCGGGTGGGACTCCCCGGTGCGGGGGACCGCCGGCCCGCGCAGCTCTCGGGCGGGGAACAGCAGCGGGTGGCCGTCGCCCGGGCGCTCGCCGCGGAGCCGCGCGTGGTGCTGCTCGACGAGCCCCTCGTCGCGCTCGACGCGGTGACGGCGGCGGAGGTCCGCGCGACGCTTCGCGAGTGCCTCGCCGGGGTCACGTCCGTCGCCGTCACGCACGATGCGGTCGACGCGGCCGCGCTGGCCGACCGGCTCGTGATCGTCGAGCGAGGAAGGGTGACCCAGGAAGGGGCAGTGCGCGAGGTGCTGTCCGCCCCGGCGACCGAGGTCGCCGCGAAGATCGCGGGGCTCGAGCGGCTCGTCGGTGTGGCGCGCGCGGGCGGTTGGGAGGGGGCCGGAATGCGCCTGGAGTCGACGGATGCCGCCTCTCGCGCTCTCGTCGGGAGCGACGGGGTCGCGCTGGCTGCCGTCTTCCGCGCGTCCGACCTGCGGCTGGGAGAAGGATTCCCCGCGATCGTGTCGCACCTCGAGCCGACGCCGTCGGGCGTGCGCGTCGTCACCGACCGCGGGGCTGCCGAGGTGGCGCCGGGTGAGGCCGCGGGGCTCGGTGCGGGAGACGCCGTGCGGGTGAGCGTGGCGCCCGATCGGGTGCGGTTCGTCGCGGCATCCTGA
- a CDS encoding YcaO-like family protein, whose protein sequence is MTPVRLEETHWNRRRPVVATTLTREEERSLAEIESLHSPDGFIRLLTTYFRAASGAHLHTAHGQYFDFDHIVSRVLGVAGLNSGYSSQVYGGGKGLDLPNAYVSAMGEGVERVLGSFAFLQWADRLAYGSRREMQRQGRVCLGADDIPLFSDAQYADPHFLFDRWGDDDHLGWIPGRRLYAGDEVWVPAQLVLFTYYRQPEEPLIGLAPSGGLACHVSTDKAVFHALDELIERDAVNLRWHARVPLDEIVLDVPLRDRRLQRAVDRLHEGVGAPRFFLQNLDFPEFPVITAVQFDEWLPEMTYNAGGGIGPTPDAAMRSALGEYSQSERTLRICQQTDNWQFRASFERLFGIHPDAEPHEFLRFVQAITFYGYPENARRTDWYFRGGGEVRLSELYDIVDRADPDPVARLHSSLQKRGIDPIMFDFSHRDLMQTRIWKSYIPELAQPYPPQTPALGHPRYQTVPVEAGFRAEPVGDDLLSDPLPYP, encoded by the coding sequence ATGACACCCGTACGCCTCGAAGAGACGCACTGGAACCGTCGCCGCCCTGTGGTGGCGACCACGTTGACGCGCGAAGAGGAGAGGTCGCTCGCGGAGATCGAGTCGCTGCACTCGCCCGACGGCTTCATCCGACTGCTTACGACGTACTTTCGCGCGGCATCCGGCGCGCATCTGCACACCGCGCACGGGCAGTACTTCGACTTCGACCACATCGTGAGCCGTGTGCTCGGGGTGGCGGGATTGAACTCGGGCTACAGCTCGCAGGTCTACGGCGGCGGCAAGGGCCTGGATCTGCCGAACGCCTATGTGTCCGCGATGGGCGAGGGTGTCGAACGCGTGCTCGGGTCGTTCGCGTTCCTGCAGTGGGCCGACCGCCTCGCCTACGGCAGCCGCCGCGAGATGCAGCGACAGGGGCGCGTGTGTCTGGGAGCGGACGATATCCCGCTCTTCTCCGACGCGCAGTACGCCGACCCGCACTTCCTCTTCGACCGGTGGGGCGACGACGACCACCTCGGGTGGATCCCCGGCCGGCGCCTGTACGCCGGCGACGAGGTGTGGGTGCCCGCGCAGCTCGTGCTGTTCACGTACTATCGGCAGCCCGAGGAGCCGCTCATCGGTCTCGCCCCCAGCGGCGGACTCGCCTGCCACGTCTCGACCGACAAGGCCGTCTTCCACGCTCTCGACGAACTTATCGAACGTGACGCGGTCAATCTTCGCTGGCATGCCCGGGTGCCGCTCGACGAGATCGTGCTCGACGTGCCTTTACGTGACCGCCGCCTCCAACGCGCGGTCGATCGCCTCCACGAGGGGGTCGGAGCCCCGAGATTCTTCCTTCAGAACCTTGACTTCCCCGAGTTCCCGGTCATCACCGCCGTGCAGTTCGACGAGTGGCTGCCCGAGATGACCTACAACGCAGGCGGGGGGATCGGACCGACTCCGGATGCCGCGATGCGTTCCGCCCTGGGGGAGTACTCGCAGTCGGAGCGCACTCTGCGCATCTGCCAGCAGACCGACAACTGGCAGTTCCGGGCCTCGTTCGAGCGGCTCTTCGGCATCCACCCGGATGCAGAGCCGCACGAATTCCTCCGCTTCGTGCAGGCCATCACGTTCTATGGCTACCCCGAGAACGCGCGCCGCACCGATTGGTACTTCCGCGGCGGCGGGGAGGTGCGCCTGAGCGAGCTGTACGACATCGTCGATCGGGCCGACCCCGATCCCGTCGCTCGTCTGCATTCGTCGTTGCAGAAGCGGGGGATCGACCCGATCATGTTCGACTTCAGCCACCGCGACCTCATGCAGACGCGCATCTGGAAGAGCTATATTCCCGAGCTCGCGCAACCGTACCCGCCGCAGACTCCGGCCCTCGGGCATCCGCGTTATCAGACCGTGCCGGTCGAAGCCGGATTTCGCGCCGAACCTGTCGGCGACGATCTGCTCTCAGACCCCCTGCCGTACCCGTGA
- a CDS encoding MerR family transcriptional regulator, with protein sequence MSESTVTRAAGARLLSIGEFSRYVGISVRMLRHYDERGLLTPASVDAFTSYRRYTPDQLRVAGRIRTLRDAGCGISLIAELLPLFATPHVLRARLAQHAASLETAAAELRAQQRLTLSLADALDTSPAVVGERVFPAVRTLRLRRTVACYPAEGELWADLRDLIARPDGADPARFGELVGATYFDEEFRDDDVEMAIWRDYSGPFSPQDGFDIAELPAQRVAWTTHRGDFDTIGRATEILGTWIAEHGFARAGALFNVYVVGPGRESDPAKWVTEVNVPIA encoded by the coding sequence ATGAGCGAATCGACCGTCACCCGAGCAGCGGGTGCGCGCCTGCTGAGCATCGGCGAGTTCTCGCGATACGTCGGTATCAGTGTGCGGATGCTGCGCCACTACGACGAGCGCGGGCTCCTCACGCCCGCGTCGGTCGACGCGTTCACGTCGTACCGGCGGTACACGCCCGATCAGCTGCGCGTGGCGGGCCGCATCCGCACCCTGCGCGACGCCGGTTGCGGCATCTCGCTCATCGCGGAGCTCCTCCCGCTCTTCGCCACCCCCCACGTGCTGCGGGCGCGCCTCGCTCAGCACGCGGCCTCGCTCGAGACCGCGGCCGCCGAGCTTCGAGCGCAGCAGCGTCTGACGCTGTCGTTGGCCGACGCGCTCGACACGTCGCCGGCCGTGGTCGGTGAGCGGGTCTTCCCCGCCGTGCGGACGCTTCGGCTGCGGCGCACGGTGGCCTGCTATCCGGCGGAGGGTGAGCTCTGGGCCGACCTTCGCGACCTGATCGCCCGCCCGGACGGCGCTGACCCGGCGCGCTTCGGCGAGCTGGTCGGCGCCACCTACTTCGACGAGGAGTTCCGCGACGACGACGTCGAGATGGCGATCTGGCGCGACTACAGCGGGCCGTTTTCGCCGCAGGACGGGTTCGACATCGCTGAACTCCCCGCGCAGCGCGTCGCCTGGACCACCCACAGGGGAGACTTCGACACCATCGGGCGCGCGACCGAGATCCTCGGCACCTGGATCGCCGAACACGGGTTCGCGCGAGCGGGTGCCCTCTTCAATGTCTACGTCGTGGGGCCCGGGCGAGAGAGCGACCCCGCGAAGTGGGTTACCGAGGTCAACGTGCCGATCGCTTGA
- a CDS encoding molybdopterin-binding protein, producing the protein MPNSFRIATAARLLGVSDDTVRRWIDQGVLPTTGASPVEIPGRALAERAVALADEPDDPTGIASSARNRFVGIVTRVRIDGVMAQVDLQCGPHRVVSLMSAEAADELALEPGSLAVASVKATVVTVEAPRG; encoded by the coding sequence ATGCCGAACAGCTTCCGCATCGCCACGGCCGCCCGCCTCCTCGGGGTCAGCGACGACACGGTGCGGCGCTGGATCGACCAGGGCGTGCTGCCGACGACGGGGGCGTCGCCGGTGGAGATCCCGGGCAGGGCGCTCGCCGAGCGGGCGGTCGCGCTCGCCGACGAGCCCGACGACCCCACCGGGATCGCCTCGAGCGCGCGCAACCGCTTCGTCGGCATCGTCACGCGCGTGCGCATCGACGGCGTGATGGCGCAGGTCGACCTGCAGTGCGGACCGCATCGGGTGGTGTCGCTCATGTCGGCGGAAGCGGCCGACGAGCTCGCGCTCGAGCCGGGCTCGCTCGCGGTGGCGTCGGTGAAGGCGACGGTCGTGACGGTGGAGGCGCCGCGCGGCTGA
- a CDS encoding CPBP family intramembrane glutamic endopeptidase → MTGPLEAIGAAVGVLAVFGIVMAVLDLVARGGAWWLRTVVEEHGAVVYVAVLLVATFALAVTGALDPLAALRIDVGPTVVLASAIAIPAAVTWYVVELAVSSASVRAQAAHRPGGRVGSVVDGVADVVRRPVLWWSLAVASAVTEELIFRGMLLVSLASAWGVLAAVALSAVLFGLHHISFGAPSVVSKTVGGIFLGVQTVVCGSVVPAIATHLMFQALVFRRLRRRRTAHHVG, encoded by the coding sequence ATGACCGGTCCCCTCGAGGCGATCGGCGCGGCCGTCGGTGTTCTCGCCGTGTTCGGCATCGTGATGGCCGTGCTCGATCTCGTCGCCCGCGGCGGGGCGTGGTGGCTTCGAACGGTGGTCGAGGAGCACGGCGCTGTCGTGTACGTGGCGGTACTGCTCGTCGCCACCTTTGCTCTGGCGGTGACGGGCGCGCTCGACCCGCTCGCCGCGCTCCGCATCGACGTGGGGCCGACGGTGGTGCTCGCGTCGGCGATTGCGATCCCGGCAGCCGTGACGTGGTATGTCGTCGAACTGGCCGTCTCGTCGGCGTCCGTGCGCGCGCAGGCGGCGCATCGCCCGGGCGGCCGCGTCGGTTCCGTTGTCGACGGGGTCGCCGACGTCGTTCGACGCCCGGTCCTGTGGTGGTCGTTGGCGGTCGCCTCGGCGGTGACGGAGGAACTGATCTTCCGGGGGATGCTGCTCGTCAGCCTCGCCAGCGCGTGGGGGGTGCTCGCCGCCGTCGCACTGTCCGCCGTCCTGTTCGGTTTGCACCACATCTCGTTCGGCGCCCCGTCGGTGGTGTCCAAGACGGTGGGCGGGATCTTCCTCGGCGTCCAGACGGTCGTCTGCGGCTCCGTCGTCCCGGCGATCGCGACGCATCTGATGTTCCAGGCGCTGGTCTTCCGCCGGCTTCGGCGCCGACGGACGGCGCATCATGTCGGTTGA
- a CDS encoding ABC transporter permease: MTSLVRSLRALVGVELRLFLREPTAMFFSIAFPLILLLFVGSIGATDEVAPGIRFIDTYMASMVAVTAANVGIMGLSIHVAENRSRGALKRYRLSPLHPAVFFGAQFITAAVTVTVSLLGLIVVTLVLYGLSSTANWPAFLASALGVLVVTVAWGVLLGGLRLPMRSVQVVSAAVFFVMFFSSGAALPRQSFPDWLQAIVQWNPLAIANDLLVFTYSGYGEVDASRLFALTLSTVVVVIVTTLTFDWEGRSS; this comes from the coding sequence ATGACGTCTCTCGTCCGCTCGCTCCGGGCTCTCGTCGGAGTGGAACTGCGCCTGTTCCTGCGCGAGCCGACAGCGATGTTCTTCTCGATCGCCTTTCCCCTGATCCTGCTGCTGTTCGTCGGCTCCATCGGAGCAACCGACGAGGTGGCGCCGGGCATTCGCTTCATCGACACCTACATGGCGTCGATGGTTGCCGTCACCGCGGCCAACGTCGGCATCATGGGGCTGTCCATCCATGTCGCTGAGAACCGCTCGCGCGGGGCGCTGAAACGGTACCGTCTCTCTCCTCTCCATCCCGCCGTGTTCTTCGGGGCGCAGTTCATCACAGCCGCTGTCACGGTGACCGTCTCGCTCCTCGGTCTCATCGTGGTCACCCTCGTGCTCTACGGGTTGTCTTCGACGGCGAATTGGCCGGCGTTCCTGGCATCGGCCCTCGGGGTGCTCGTCGTGACGGTCGCGTGGGGGGTGCTCCTCGGCGGCCTCCGTCTGCCGATGCGCAGTGTGCAGGTGGTGTCCGCCGCCGTGTTCTTCGTCATGTTCTTCTCGAGTGGAGCGGCCCTGCCCCGGCAGTCGTTCCCCGATTGGCTGCAGGCCATCGTGCAGTGGAACCCTCTCGCCATCGCCAACGATCTGCTGGTCTTCACCTATAGCGGCTATGGCGAGGTCGACGCCTCGCGGCTCTTCGCCCTGACGCTCTCCACCGTTGTCGTCGTCATCGTGACGACGCTCACGTTCGATTGGGAAGGACGTAGTTCATGA
- a CDS encoding VOC family protein — protein sequence MSDTNTVNYFEIGTPDPQAARSFYGQLFGWRFAAANPGGYAAVNENAGGLWDTSQIGGEAWAVFYVEVADIRATLQSAIEQGAEAVRPLVDNGTILFAHLADPAGNRFGVWQRKLVG from the coding sequence ATGAGCGACACGAACACCGTGAACTACTTCGAGATCGGCACTCCCGACCCGCAGGCCGCTCGCTCCTTCTACGGGCAGCTGTTCGGCTGGCGGTTCGCGGCCGCCAATCCCGGCGGCTACGCCGCCGTGAACGAGAACGCCGGCGGGCTCTGGGACACGTCGCAGATCGGCGGTGAAGCGTGGGCGGTGTTCTACGTCGAGGTCGCGGACATCCGCGCGACGCTGCAGTCGGCGATCGAGCAGGGCGCCGAGGCGGTGCGGCCGCTCGTTGACAACGGGACGATCCTCTTCGCCCACCTCGCCGATCCGGCCGGCAACCGGTTCGGCGTGTGGCAGCGCAAGCTCGTCGGCTGA
- the modA gene encoding molybdate ABC transporter substrate-binding protein: MRRPLRLAGVLATAALLAACASPSSQPAASADQLGVTLEVYAAASLQRSFDEIATAFEAAHPGVTVAPVYDGSSTLATQIGEGAPADVFASADEKNMSKVAAQAPDPRIFAANTLVIAVPAGNPGGVEGLEDLPRVTTVLCAPEVPCGAASQTLLSNAGVTVSPASAEQNVTAVLSKVAAGEADAGLVYATDVVGRDDVETIVPDGADAVVNRYPIAALADAPNPEAAAAFVAFVLSDDGKRILADAGFQAP; encoded by the coding sequence ATGCGCCGCCCCCTGCGTCTCGCCGGTGTCCTCGCCACCGCCGCTCTGCTCGCCGCGTGCGCCAGCCCGTCGTCTCAGCCCGCGGCATCCGCGGATCAGCTGGGCGTGACGCTCGAGGTCTACGCCGCGGCGTCTCTGCAGCGCTCCTTCGACGAGATCGCGACGGCGTTCGAGGCCGCGCACCCGGGCGTCACGGTGGCTCCCGTCTACGACGGGTCGAGCACGCTCGCGACGCAGATCGGCGAGGGTGCCCCCGCCGACGTGTTCGCCTCTGCCGATGAGAAGAACATGTCGAAAGTGGCCGCGCAGGCCCCCGACCCGCGCATCTTCGCGGCCAACACCCTCGTGATCGCGGTGCCGGCGGGCAACCCCGGGGGCGTCGAGGGGCTCGAAGACCTTCCCCGTGTGACGACGGTGCTGTGCGCCCCCGAGGTCCCGTGCGGGGCGGCATCCCAGACGCTCCTCTCGAACGCCGGGGTGACCGTGAGCCCCGCGAGCGCGGAGCAGAACGTCACGGCCGTGTTGTCGAAGGTCGCCGCGGGCGAGGCCGACGCCGGACTCGTCTACGCCACCGACGTCGTCGGTCGCGACGACGTCGAGACGATCGTGCCCGACGGAGCCGACGCGGTGGTCAATCGGTACCCGATCGCGGCGCTGGCCGACGCGCCGAATCCCGAGGCGGCAGCCGCCTTCGTCGCCTTCGTGCTGTCGGACGACGGAAAGCGTATCCTCGCCGACGCGGGGTTCCAGGCGCCGTGA
- a CDS encoding PadR family transcriptional regulator has translation MLTSEEHRLVEYACKTWADGHVKASLAVFAMLALSSRPQWVGDVQESVREMSRGAMQPDAQTLHRMMRRLDRLGLVRCVRYESRGPGAARKIFALTEVGEAAITAHFSRSWGHLSSQSFVHAWRRVAANDLPDCACCRGRVRISEWR, from the coding sequence ATGCTGACCTCTGAGGAGCACCGTCTCGTCGAGTACGCGTGCAAGACGTGGGCGGACGGGCATGTCAAAGCCAGCTTGGCGGTGTTCGCAATGCTCGCCCTGAGCAGCCGGCCGCAGTGGGTCGGTGACGTGCAGGAGAGCGTGCGCGAGATGTCGCGCGGCGCCATGCAGCCCGACGCGCAGACCCTCCACCGGATGATGCGTCGGCTCGACCGGCTCGGACTCGTGAGATGCGTGCGTTACGAGTCGCGGGGTCCGGGTGCGGCGCGCAAGATCTTCGCCCTGACCGAGGTCGGTGAGGCGGCGATCACAGCGCACTTCTCCCGGTCCTGGGGCCACCTGTCGTCGCAAAGCTTCGTCCACGCGTGGCGCCGGGTCGCGGCGAACGATCTTCCTGACTGCGCGTGCTGTCGGGGCCGCGTCCGTATCTCGGAGTGGCGATGA
- the modB gene encoding molybdate ABC transporter permease subunit codes for MRAAGYVPRWLIVPAAIGLLFLLVPLTALIARVEWDTLISDVTSDAALSALVLSLATGAVATLVCAVVGIPLALVIARSPARTAALLRALVTVPLVLPPMVGGVALLYLFGRNGWFGALGLPFTTPAVVLAQVFVALPFLVLAVEGALRSTGVEFERAAASLGASRATILRRITLPLAAPGIVAGVVLCFARAIGEFGATALFAGNRPGVTQTMPLAIYTAFNGAGVSQGTAVALSLLLLVTAVAVLLLVRGWRPGVGR; via the coding sequence GTGAGGGCGGCGGGGTACGTCCCGCGCTGGCTGATCGTGCCGGCGGCCATCGGGCTGCTCTTCCTGCTCGTGCCGCTGACCGCGCTGATCGCCCGGGTGGAGTGGGACACGCTGATCAGCGATGTGACGTCGGATGCCGCCCTCTCGGCGCTCGTCCTGTCGCTGGCCACGGGGGCCGTCGCCACCCTGGTGTGCGCGGTCGTGGGCATCCCCCTGGCGCTGGTGATCGCCCGGAGTCCCGCGCGGACCGCCGCTCTGCTGCGGGCACTCGTGACCGTGCCGCTCGTCCTGCCGCCGATGGTCGGCGGTGTCGCGCTCCTCTACCTCTTCGGCCGCAACGGCTGGTTCGGCGCGCTCGGGCTGCCGTTCACCACCCCCGCGGTCGTGCTCGCGCAGGTGTTCGTCGCGCTGCCGTTCCTCGTGCTCGCGGTCGAGGGCGCGCTGCGCAGTACGGGGGTCGAGTTCGAGCGCGCCGCCGCCTCTCTCGGCGCGTCGCGCGCGACGATCCTGCGGCGGATCACGTTGCCTCTCGCCGCTCCCGGGATCGTCGCCGGCGTCGTGCTGTGCTTCGCGCGGGCGATCGGGGAGTTCGGGGCGACCGCGCTGTTCGCCGGGAACCGTCCCGGCGTCACGCAGACCATGCCGCTCGCGATCTACACGGCCTTCAACGGTGCCGGCGTCTCGCAGGGCACCGCCGTCGCCCTGTCGCTCCTGCTGCTCGTGACGGCGGTAGCGGTGCTGCTGCTCGTGCGCGGGTGGCGCCCGGGGGTGGGGCGATGA